DNA from Synechococcus elongatus PCC 6301:
CGGGGACTGCCCCTTGGCTTTGGCCTGCTTGCATCAGCATGGGAAGCAAGCCCCCACCCCGTCCATAGACGAGTGCAGGCCGAATCACGATCGATCGCACCCCTTGGTCAGCCGCCGACAAAACCAGTGCTTCCACGGCGGGTCGCCATGCCACCAGCGCTGGTGGATTGAGCGGGAACGTTTCATCCGCGACCGTTGCGCCGGTATTACCCATGACCCAAAGGCCGCTGGTGTAGAGGAAGGGTTTTTGAGTGCCTGCGATCGCTGCCAACAAAGTTTTCACAGCTTGCCGATCCACCAGACCCATAGCTGCATCATTGGTGGCAGCCGTGTGAATGACCGCATCAGCTTGAGCCGCGGCTTGTTGCAAGGCGACGGCATCCGTGAGGTCACCGCGACAGGGTTGAATTCCCGCAGCCTCTAGTCGCTGAGCCGTAGCTGCCGATCGCGCCAAGGCAGTCACCCGATGGCCTTTGGACTGAATAGCAGCCGCGATCGCCCGCCCTAAATAACCCGTTGCGCTTGTGAGGAGGATGTTCATCAATGATCCTTCGGGCTAGAACTCGCCCAGAAACTATCTTGATATCAAGATAGTTAAGGTAAAGGCGACTGTCAAGAATCTCGACGTCGAGATATAATGAAGCCATGGCTTCAGACAAAATCGATCGCATTCTTGAGCAGTGGCAGCAGGAACTGCCCCAGGTCAACGTCGCTCCGCTCGCTGTCACGGGTCGGTTGTTGCGCATTGCCCGTCTGCTCGAAAAGCAGCGCGAGACCTTGCTGGCGAAGTACGGTCTCAGTGTTTGGTCCTTTGATGTGCTGGCAACGCTGCGCCGTCAGGGGCCGCCCTATCAACTCAAGCCAACGGATCTCTACAGCCTGTTGATGCTCTCCTCGGGGGCGATGACTAATCGCATCGATCGCCTAGAGCAGGATGGAATTGTGGTGCGATCGCGAAGTGGCAGCGATCGCCGTAGCGTGATTGTGCAACTGACGCCCAAAGGCATTGCGCTTGCAGATGCAGTGATGCCTGTCCTTTTTGCTCAAGAAGGGGCGCTGCTCTCCGAATTTGCGACTCCAGAGGAGGTGGAGAGACTTGTACCGCTCCTGAGAAGACTGCTGTTAGCAATGGATGCAGCTGAGTAATTAGGCCATTTCACAACGCAAAATCCGGCTACGAAGCAGCTAACTGTTTAGAGCCAGAGAACTTTCAAACCGAATTTTTAGAGCAGACTGGTAGGCGATCGCTATTCCTTTGTGACGTCCAAACGATGTCACTTCTCTCATGTGGTTTAATTTTCACCAAGTTCAAACACCGCAGTTTATGTGTATTTCTGTTTATTGGCTGCCATTGCTGTTTCCGGCTGTCATACTAGCGATGCTAGGAAAAGCCCCCCTATAAAAACGGTATCTTTGTGGACTCCTGAGTGGTCACAGGAAGCTTTAGACTATCGTGGCCAGTCGCTGCTCAATTTGCAGAACACCGACGATGGAACAATCTTCACGCCAGTTCTTCGAGCAAATTAGCCGCGAAGATTGGGAACAAACGCCGGAAAGTGTTCAGCAACTCGTTAGAGCACTACTCGCTGAAAGCGACTTGGTCACCGAGGAAAGTGAACAAGCAAGTACTGGCCGTCTTGCCATCGATCAATACTTTCGAGAGAGTCTACGCTACCAACAGGTTGTCGAAGCCCAGACAGACTTGATTCTGCGATCGCGTTCAGATACGACGGTTGTATTTGCCAACAAACCTCTTTGTCAAGTTCTTGGTTGGCAAGATGGAGATATCAGCGGACAAACTTGGGGAAACTTGGTTCCTCCAAATGATCTCTCTGAACTTCATGAAAAAATTGCAGGATTAAGCCTAGAAAATCCAACTTTTGAAAGCTTA
Protein-coding regions in this window:
- a CDS encoding NAD-dependent epimerase/dehydratase family protein — protein: MNILLTSATGYLGRAIAAAIQSKGHRVTALARSAATAQRLEAAGIQPCRGDLTDAVALQQAAAQADAVIHTAATNDAAMGLVDRQAVKTLLAAIAGTQKPFLYTSGLWVMGNTGATVADETFPLNPPALVAWRPAVEALVLSAADQGVRSIVIRPALVYGRGGGLLPMLMQAGQSQGAVPVIGAGDNAWSFIHIDDLAALYVAAIEQAPARTLLIGASGESVSMQQVALTIAKTLGLGDRLQHLTLEEARAIWGDLADALTLDQRVSGDRARQLLHWQPVAPGVFQELTQGSYATKAIAA
- a CDS encoding MarR family winged helix-turn-helix transcriptional regulator — its product is MASDKIDRILEQWQQELPQVNVAPLAVTGRLLRIARLLEKQRETLLAKYGLSVWSFDVLATLRRQGPPYQLKPTDLYSLLMLSSGAMTNRIDRLEQDGIVVRSRSGSDRRSVIVQLTPKGIALADAVMPVLFAQEGALLSEFATPEEVERLVPLLRRLLLAMDAAE